The proteins below are encoded in one region of Candidatus Zixiibacteriota bacterium:
- a CDS encoding amidohydrolase family protein — protein sequence MSPDVPAEDLVIDADAHVVESAHTWDFMDPSESQFRPIPLETREQAGVKLQFWVIDGKVRGFRFPAFSDDELQRRSRQVGRKFADRLESRELGNVDLRLEHMDRTGVDIEVLHNTMFIESATDRAAVEVALCKSWNRWLAEIWKQGKGRLRWSCMAPTLSMTDALDQIRWSRENGACAVLMRPVEGHRLLVDPYFYPIYDEAQKLDMAIAVHIANGNPWLCDLYRHPVPIASTFHRFRIPTVAAFTDVVLSEIPQVFPRLRWGFIEASAQWLPWVIVEARKRFKTLGREWPENFARDYRLFVTCENSDDLPYIVQQAGEDCLVIGTDYGHTDISSDVDAIKIFRERADLAPRIKRKILSDNARALYGL from the coding sequence ATGTCTCCGGATGTACCTGCCGAGGATCTCGTGATCGACGCCGACGCCCATGTCGTGGAGTCCGCTCACACCTGGGACTTCATGGACCCGTCGGAGAGCCAGTTTCGCCCGATTCCCCTCGAAACCCGTGAGCAGGCGGGGGTCAAGCTTCAATTTTGGGTGATCGACGGTAAGGTGAGAGGATTTCGCTTTCCCGCGTTCTCCGACGATGAGCTGCAACGGCGCTCCCGGCAGGTCGGGCGGAAGTTCGCCGACCGCCTGGAGTCCCGCGAGCTGGGCAACGTCGACCTGCGGCTGGAGCACATGGATCGAACCGGCGTCGACATCGAGGTCCTGCACAACACCATGTTCATCGAATCGGCCACGGACCGCGCGGCGGTCGAGGTCGCCCTGTGCAAGAGCTGGAATCGCTGGCTTGCGGAGATCTGGAAGCAGGGAAAGGGGCGTCTGCGCTGGTCCTGCATGGCGCCGACGCTGAGCATGACGGATGCCCTGGACCAGATCCGTTGGTCGAGGGAAAACGGCGCGTGTGCCGTGCTGATGCGCCCGGTCGAAGGGCACCGCCTGCTCGTCGACCCCTATTTCTACCCCATCTACGACGAGGCGCAAAAGCTGGACATGGCGATCGCGGTTCACATCGCCAATGGCAATCCATGGCTTTGCGATTTGTACCGCCACCCCGTGCCGATCGCTTCCACGTTCCACCGATTCCGAATCCCCACCGTAGCCGCGTTCACCGACGTCGTGCTCAGCGAGATCCCGCAGGTGTTTCCCAGGCTGAGATGGGGGTTCATAGAAGCCAGCGCGCAGTGGCTTCCATGGGTGATCGTGGAGGCGAGGAAACGCTTCAAAACCCTGGGCCGCGAGTGGCCCGAGAACTTCGCTCGCGACTATCGGCTGTTCGTTACCTGCGAGAACTCGGATGACCTGCCTTACATCGTTCAACAAGCCGGCGAGGACTGCCTGGTCATCGGAACCGACTACGGGCACACCGACATCTCGAGCGACGTCGACGCGATCAAAATATTCAGGGAAAGAGCCGACCTGGCGCCGCGGATCAAGCGAAAGATTCTGAGCGACAACGCGCGGGCGCTCTACGGACTCTGA
- a CDS encoding MmgE/PrpD family protein — MTADTNAFAKVPPEMKTTAAAAAFVAAARLRDVPSEAIRIGTRCLLDGLALFVAGSEERSVQILADEAEHTGGRPEALLLQRGAVRVPAAAAARVLGTAGHAHDWDDSQVSRDPAHVYGLLTHPTIPPLSAALAAAQRAGRVDGETFVLGFLVGFEVECKISEWMLPQHYARGMHSSGTVGTFGAYAAAAKILGLSGEQLRRGFGIAASLAAGIRCNFGTMTKPLHVGRAAENGVTAALLAARGFTADPDALDGPWGFFAVHGGGVSAEKISQGFGRTWSIVDLGVSIKPYPCGVLTHPTIDLMLRLVTEHDVKPEEIESVKVYAGTNILKPIRYPVAADHLQAKFSLPAALAMIALARRAGKREFSDAFVGSPPMQAMQRRISTEFDPAIEALGFDKMRSRIVIRLRDGRTLEGRADERYRGGPDNPLSDAELEEKVRSCCEGVLEERQQTALIEAARSVTRLPDAARLMEILNGI; from the coding sequence ATGACTGCGGACACGAACGCATTCGCCAAGGTTCCTCCCGAAATGAAAACCACGGCCGCCGCGGCGGCCTTCGTCGCCGCGGCCCGGCTGCGCGATGTCCCGTCCGAGGCGATTCGCATCGGCACGCGCTGCTTGCTCGACGGCCTGGCGCTCTTCGTCGCCGGATCGGAGGAGCGCTCCGTGCAGATCCTCGCGGACGAGGCGGAGCATACCGGGGGCCGGCCGGAGGCGCTGTTGCTTCAGCGCGGCGCGGTGAGGGTCCCCGCGGCCGCCGCCGCGCGCGTTCTCGGCACGGCGGGCCACGCGCACGACTGGGACGACAGTCAGGTGAGCCGCGACCCGGCGCACGTCTACGGGCTGCTCACGCATCCGACGATCCCGCCGCTTTCGGCCGCGCTCGCGGCGGCCCAGAGAGCCGGACGCGTCGACGGCGAGACTTTCGTGCTCGGGTTTCTGGTCGGCTTCGAGGTGGAGTGCAAGATCTCCGAATGGATGCTGCCGCAGCACTACGCCCGCGGGATGCACTCGAGCGGGACCGTCGGGACCTTTGGCGCCTACGCCGCCGCGGCAAAGATTCTCGGTCTTTCGGGGGAGCAGCTCCGCAGGGGCTTCGGCATCGCGGCGAGCCTGGCGGCCGGCATCCGCTGCAATTTCGGCACCATGACCAAGCCGCTGCACGTCGGACGCGCCGCGGAAAACGGCGTCACGGCGGCGTTGCTCGCCGCGCGCGGCTTCACCGCCGACCCCGACGCGCTCGACGGGCCGTGGGGCTTTTTCGCCGTCCACGGCGGGGGCGTGAGCGCCGAAAAGATTTCCCAGGGCTTCGGCCGAACCTGGTCGATCGTCGATCTCGGGGTCTCGATCAAGCCCTATCCGTGCGGCGTGCTGACGCACCCGACCATCGACCTGATGCTCAGGCTGGTGACCGAGCACGACGTGAAGCCCGAAGAGATCGAGAGCGTGAAAGTCTACGCCGGCACGAACATCCTCAAGCCGATCCGCTACCCGGTGGCGGCCGATCATCTCCAGGCCAAGTTCTCGCTCCCCGCGGCGCTCGCCATGATCGCCCTGGCGCGCCGGGCGGGCAAGCGGGAATTCTCCGACGCGTTCGTGGGCAGCCCTCCGATGCAGGCGATGCAGCGGCGGATCTCGACCGAGTTCGATCCGGCGATCGAGGCCCTCGGCTTCGACAAGATGCGCTCGCGGATCGTCATCCGCCTGCGGGACGGGCGGACCCTCGAGGGTCGGGCCGACGAGCGCTACCGCGGCGGGCCCGACAATCCCCTCTCGGACGCCGAGCTGGAGGAGAAGGTGCGCTCCTGCTGCGAAGGAGTGCTCGAAGAGAGACAGCAAACCGCCTTGATCGAGGCGGCGCGGTCGGTAACGCGGCTTCCCGACGCCGCGAGGCTGATGGAGATCCTGAACGGGATCTGA
- a CDS encoding tripartite tricarboxylate transporter substrate-binding protein, with the protein MRARAFGTLKIAAALILACGGAAFAQESFFKGKTIRIIVGFSAGGGYDTYARVIARHLPKYIPGNPTVAVENMAGAGSMISANHIYKAAKPDGLTIGHFIGGLFLQQLLGKPGIEFDARRFEYLGVPAQDEFMLGVSRASGITSADQLMASKSPLKLGGVATGSGTDDLPNVLKATIGLPVQLVSGYKGTADIRLAFNSGEVQGLSNSWQSFRATWRKELDAGDLVIVLQETLTPHAELAHVPLALNFAKTEEAKKLIRTVIQVHGPTVRPFVLPPGTPKERVQLLRKAFIEALKDPELLAEAKKARLEINPLDGAELERGVKEILNLDAALAAKLKEVLR; encoded by the coding sequence ATGAGAGCCAGGGCCTTCGGCACGCTGAAAATCGCGGCCGCCTTGATCCTCGCTTGTGGCGGGGCGGCTTTCGCACAGGAAAGCTTTTTCAAGGGGAAGACGATACGCATCATCGTCGGCTTCTCCGCAGGCGGCGGCTACGACACCTATGCCCGCGTCATCGCCCGCCATCTCCCGAAGTACATCCCCGGCAATCCGACGGTCGCCGTGGAGAACATGGCGGGCGCCGGCAGCATGATCTCGGCCAACCACATCTACAAGGCCGCCAAGCCGGACGGTCTCACGATCGGCCACTTCATCGGCGGACTTTTCCTCCAGCAGCTTCTCGGGAAACCCGGAATCGAGTTCGATGCGCGGCGCTTCGAGTACCTCGGCGTTCCGGCTCAGGACGAGTTCATGCTCGGGGTGTCCAGGGCGAGCGGAATCACCAGCGCGGACCAGCTGATGGCCTCCAAGAGCCCGCTCAAGCTGGGCGGGGTGGCCACGGGCTCGGGCACCGACGACCTCCCCAACGTGCTCAAGGCGACCATCGGCCTTCCGGTTCAGCTTGTCTCGGGATACAAAGGGACCGCGGATATCCGGCTCGCCTTCAACAGCGGCGAGGTTCAGGGCTTGAGCAACTCCTGGCAGTCGTTCAGGGCGACCTGGCGCAAGGAGCTCGATGCGGGCGATCTCGTCATCGTGCTGCAGGAGACGCTGACGCCCCACGCGGAACTTGCTCACGTGCCGCTCGCGCTCAACTTCGCCAAGACCGAGGAAGCGAAGAAGCTGATCCGCACCGTGATTCAGGTGCACGGCCCGACCGTCCGTCCCTTCGTGCTCCCTCCGGGAACGCCGAAGGAGCGCGTTCAGCTCCTGCGCAAGGCGTTCATCGAGGCCCTGAAGGATCCCGAGCTCCTGGCCGAGGCGAAGAAGGCCCGCCTCGAGATCAATCCGCTCGACGGGGCGGAGCTGGAGCGGGGCGTCAAGGAGATTCTCAACCTGGACGCGGCACTGGCGGCGAAGCTCAAGGAGGTCCTGAGATAA
- a CDS encoding tripartite tricarboxylate transporter substrate-binding protein, producing the protein MQSKRLLARGLVLLFLAIPTGGAGAADAPPYYEGKTLRIIVSSGAGGGTDAAARLVSRFISRYIPGNPKVIVQNMPGGGGTIANNYFASEAKPDGLTIMQDSSSGIANFVRGGPTIKYDPRRFRVIGGIARPGSLLMIRKEARARISDPAAKPAVVGDTDGIRSWVAMTVWGAEYLGWNLRWVYGYPGSRELQLAMRQGEIDLWATQNAKLVKDLQREGIVDVLVAEENKRREDFPAVPTFVEVLGAKKPGGLAWQAYMAWAGAPELDKFLVAPDGTPDHLVALLRDAFNKLMKDPEVDREGDKFFGDGWKPHSAEKIESVIREHIAIPKEAKEFITKMRQKYGLPVGGKKS; encoded by the coding sequence ATGCAATCGAAGCGCTTGTTGGCTCGAGGGCTGGTCCTGCTTTTCCTGGCGATCCCCACCGGGGGTGCGGGGGCGGCCGATGCCCCGCCGTACTACGAAGGAAAGACGCTTCGTATTATCGTCTCTTCGGGGGCCGGCGGCGGGACCGACGCCGCGGCCCGCCTCGTGTCGCGGTTCATCTCCAGGTACATTCCGGGCAACCCCAAGGTCATCGTGCAGAACATGCCCGGCGGGGGCGGAACGATCGCCAACAACTACTTCGCGAGCGAAGCGAAGCCCGACGGCCTGACGATCATGCAGGATTCCTCTTCCGGGATCGCCAATTTCGTCCGGGGAGGGCCGACCATCAAATACGATCCGCGCCGCTTCAGAGTCATCGGCGGCATCGCGCGGCCCGGAAGCCTGCTGATGATTCGCAAGGAAGCGCGGGCGCGGATCTCGGATCCCGCGGCCAAGCCGGCGGTGGTCGGCGACACCGACGGCATCCGTTCCTGGGTGGCGATGACGGTCTGGGGCGCCGAGTACCTCGGGTGGAACCTCCGGTGGGTCTACGGCTATCCCGGAAGCCGGGAGCTGCAGCTGGCGATGCGCCAGGGGGAGATCGATCTCTGGGCGACGCAGAACGCCAAGCTCGTCAAGGATCTCCAGCGCGAGGGGATCGTCGACGTTCTGGTTGCCGAGGAAAACAAACGCCGCGAGGATTTTCCCGCCGTACCGACGTTCGTCGAGGTCCTCGGCGCGAAGAAGCCCGGCGGGCTGGCCTGGCAGGCCTACATGGCGTGGGCCGGCGCTCCGGAGCTGGACAAGTTTCTGGTGGCACCGGACGGGACCCCCGACCATCTGGTCGCCTTGCTGCGCGATGCCTTCAACAAGCTCATGAAGGATCCGGAAGTCGACAGGGAAGGAGACAAGTTCTTCGGCGACGGCTGGAAACCTCACTCCGCCGAAAAGATCGAGAGCGTCATCCGCGAGCACAT
- a CDS encoding MmgE/PrpD family protein, with the protein MAKAQAADAAQGSPTRALADYVARLSYKDIPPEVLSHIKLCLLDSLGCALFGSTLPWGKLITSFARQLGRGKGALIWGNGAEVPATSAPLANGTLVHSFELDDLHRVGVIHPGSVAVPAADALVRRAGGVDGRRFLAAVVAGYEVGCRVAMTGGAAQLRRGFHPSATSGTFAAAAAAAKLLRLGPAETVHALGIAGTQAAGLMAAQHASMVKRMHAGRAAQAGVYGALLAAQGFTGIEDILEAPYGGFCSTFVDQPKLHHLTQGLGKRFETLNVGFKPYPCCGSNHTSIDALKKILRDHPEVRPQDVESIRIRATRATRLHVGWSYEPRSMITAQMNLPFCVAVLLHDRDFFVDQVTEGSIRRPDVLATARKVEVIEDPQFDALGDEGRHGVQLEVRLADGKTFSERVLHAWGSEKRPMTRDEVLRKFRLLASRALPRSRVEKVEETLLDLEKLDDARKIARLTVAR; encoded by the coding sequence ATGGCGAAAGCGCAGGCCGCAGACGCGGCGCAGGGCTCTCCGACGCGGGCGCTGGCGGACTACGTCGCGCGCCTGTCCTACAAGGACATCCCGCCGGAAGTCCTCTCTCATATCAAGCTTTGTCTCCTGGATTCCCTCGGCTGCGCTCTGTTCGGCTCCACGCTTCCCTGGGGAAAGCTCATCACGTCCTTCGCCCGGCAGCTCGGCCGGGGCAAGGGAGCCCTCATCTGGGGCAACGGCGCCGAGGTCCCCGCCACGAGCGCCCCCCTCGCCAACGGGACGCTCGTCCACAGCTTCGAGCTGGACGACCTGCATCGCGTCGGCGTCATCCACCCCGGATCGGTCGCCGTTCCCGCCGCGGACGCGCTGGTGCGGCGCGCGGGCGGCGTCGACGGCCGGCGGTTTCTCGCCGCGGTTGTCGCCGGCTACGAAGTCGGCTGCCGCGTCGCGATGACCGGCGGAGCGGCGCAGCTGCGGCGGGGATTTCACCCGAGCGCGACTTCCGGCACCTTCGCCGCGGCGGCTGCGGCGGCGAAGCTCTTGCGCCTCGGCCCCGCCGAGACCGTTCACGCCCTGGGCATCGCGGGCACGCAGGCTGCCGGCCTGATGGCCGCTCAGCATGCCTCGATGGTCAAGCGCATGCACGCTGGCCGCGCCGCTCAGGCCGGAGTCTACGGCGCGCTGCTGGCCGCGCAGGGCTTTACGGGAATCGAGGATATTCTCGAAGCGCCGTACGGCGGCTTCTGCTCGACCTTCGTCGATCAGCCGAAGCTCCACCACCTCACTCAGGGCCTCGGGAAACGTTTCGAGACGCTCAACGTCGGCTTCAAGCCTTACCCCTGCTGCGGCAGCAACCATACTTCGATCGACGCGCTGAAGAAGATCCTGCGCGACCATCCGGAGGTTCGCCCGCAAGACGTCGAGAGCATTCGAATCCGGGCGACGCGTGCCACCAGGCTCCACGTGGGCTGGAGCTACGAGCCGAGGAGCATGATCACGGCGCAGATGAACCTCCCTTTTTGCGTCGCCGTGCTGCTCCACGATCGTGATTTTTTCGTCGATCAGGTCACGGAAGGATCGATCCGGCGCCCCGACGTTCTGGCGACGGCGCGCAAGGTCGAGGTGATCGAGGATCCGCAATTCGACGCCCTGGGGGACGAGGGCCGCCATGGCGTGCAGCTCGAGGTGCGGCTTGCGGACGGGAAAACCTTCAGCGAGAGGGTCCTTCACGCCTGGGGCAGCGAGAAGCGTCCCATGACGAGGGACGAGGTCCTGAGGAAATTCCGCCTTCTCGCGTCGCGCGCCCTGCCGCGCTCTCGCGTGGAGAAGGTCGAGGAAACGCTCCTCGACCTCGAAAAGCTCGACGACGCCCGGAAGATCGCGCGACTGACGGTCGCGCGCTGA
- a CDS encoding extradiol ring-cleavage dioxygenase, whose protein sequence is MGQILGLGITHYPGLSVQGNITRRIKVCLSDPALPERLRSAANWPEPMRRQWGSDEGQAHSDAHRRDMVDGFRRARRALDEFRPDFCLIWGDDQFENWREDCVPPFAVLAYDSVEVQPWLHDTRGVNSWNEPKDKTFTIRGHRAGAKSLATALINEGFDVAYAYRPLHAPLGHAFVNSVLYLDWDRAGFPYPVVPFTVNSYGRHLTGTQGVPPTPSKGRSLAEGEEDPPGPQPWRCFQLGGAVARALAQSPWRVALIASSSWSHSFLTAKHARMYPDVESDRRFFEAFSRGDWEIWRTATIEEAEDRGHHELLNWFCLAGAMAELGRKPDEAVFLESWISNSDKVFAVFRP, encoded by the coding sequence ATGGGACAGATCCTCGGGCTTGGCATCACGCACTATCCGGGTCTTTCGGTCCAGGGAAACATCACCCGGCGCATCAAGGTCTGCCTCTCCGACCCGGCGCTCCCCGAGCGGCTGCGCTCGGCGGCCAACTGGCCGGAGCCGATGCGCCGGCAGTGGGGATCGGACGAAGGGCAGGCGCATTCGGACGCGCACCGTCGGGATATGGTCGACGGCTTTCGCCGCGCGCGCCGCGCGCTCGACGAGTTCCGACCCGATTTCTGCTTGATCTGGGGGGACGATCAGTTCGAGAACTGGCGCGAGGACTGCGTTCCGCCGTTCGCCGTTCTCGCCTACGACAGCGTCGAGGTTCAGCCGTGGCTCCACGATACGCGCGGCGTGAACTCGTGGAACGAGCCGAAGGATAAAACTTTCACCATCCGGGGCCACCGGGCCGGGGCGAAGAGCCTGGCCACGGCGCTGATCAACGAAGGCTTCGATGTCGCCTACGCTTACAGGCCGCTCCACGCTCCGTTGGGCCACGCCTTCGTCAACTCGGTCCTCTACCTCGACTGGGACCGGGCCGGGTTCCCTTACCCGGTCGTACCTTTCACGGTCAACAGCTACGGGCGGCACCTCACCGGCACGCAGGGCGTTCCCCCGACGCCGTCGAAGGGACGAAGCCTGGCCGAGGGAGAGGAAGACCCGCCGGGGCCGCAGCCGTGGCGCTGCTTTCAGCTCGGCGGCGCGGTCGCCCGCGCGCTCGCGCAGAGCCCGTGGAGGGTCGCGCTGATCGCCTCTTCGAGCTGGTCGCACTCGTTTCTTACGGCGAAGCACGCCCGCATGTATCCGGACGTGGAATCGGACCGCAGGTTCTTCGAAGCCTTCAGCCGCGGCGATTGGGAGATCTGGCGCACGGCCACGATCGAGGAGGCCGAAGACCGCGGACACCACGAGCTGTTGAACTGGTTCTGCCTGGCGGGAGCGATGGCCGAGCTGGGGCGCAAGCCCGACGAAGCGGTTTTCCTGGAGTCGTGGATCTCGAACTCCGACAAGGTCTTCGCGGTCTTTCGCCCCTGA
- a CDS encoding ABC transporter substrate-binding protein, translating into MSSNGRFRSLHGLFRALAAIVAGIAVTLALPEPRTHAAASSFTVRVGYPQLNGGQAPLWVLPEARVDRQYGVDLKPVYIPGGVRLTQSLISGSIDAAMTGGAAVNAMLSGADLTYIAIPVPTFAFSLYARPEIKDVPDLRGKVMAVITKGASSDHASIALLRQYRMTQQDLKVLYFSRQEDALAALKQGIVSAAVHSAPTTLMARRLGFKELVNIGSLKIPYPFSGLAIKRSVVQQDQNLVRAFVKAYVAGIKIAVEQPELAKRAMGRYLATRDQEVIEEAYRSFAPLFPRVPYATDEVIRAALSVTDHPKAASANPRDFYDNRFLSELENSGFIKELYGSR; encoded by the coding sequence ATGAGCTCCAACGGACGTTTTCGTTCTCTTCACGGCCTGTTTCGAGCGCTCGCGGCGATCGTTGCAGGGATCGCCGTCACGCTGGCGCTGCCGGAGCCGCGCACGCACGCTGCTGCGAGCAGCTTCACGGTGCGGGTCGGCTATCCGCAGCTCAACGGCGGGCAGGCGCCGCTCTGGGTGTTGCCCGAGGCCAGGGTCGACCGGCAGTACGGGGTCGACCTCAAACCGGTCTACATCCCCGGCGGCGTGCGGCTTACGCAATCGCTCATTTCCGGATCGATCGACGCCGCGATGACCGGGGGCGCTGCGGTGAACGCCATGCTGAGCGGCGCCGACCTGACCTACATAGCGATCCCGGTGCCGACCTTCGCCTTTTCCCTCTACGCGAGGCCGGAAATCAAGGACGTGCCCGATCTGCGCGGCAAGGTGATGGCGGTGATCACCAAGGGCGCATCGTCGGATCACGCGTCGATCGCGCTGTTGCGCCAGTACAGGATGACGCAACAAGACCTCAAGGTTCTCTATTTCTCGCGCCAGGAAGACGCGCTCGCCGCGCTCAAGCAAGGGATCGTGTCCGCCGCGGTTCATTCCGCCCCCACGACCCTGATGGCGCGGCGGCTCGGGTTCAAGGAGCTGGTCAACATCGGCTCGCTCAAGATCCCGTACCCGTTCTCGGGTCTCGCCATCAAGCGGTCCGTGGTCCAGCAGGACCAGAACCTGGTGCGGGCGTTCGTCAAGGCCTACGTCGCGGGCATCAAGATCGCTGTCGAGCAGCCCGAGCTCGCGAAGCGCGCCATGGGAAGATATCTGGCGACCCGGGATCAGGAGGTGATCGAGGAGGCCTACCGCAGCTTCGCCCCGCTGTTCCCGCGGGTTCCCTACGCCACCGACGAGGTGATCCGGGCGGCTCTCTCCGTCACGGATCATCCGAAGGCCGCTTCGGCCAACCCAAGGGATTTTTACGACAATCGCTTTTTGAGCGAGCTCGAAAACAGCGGCTTCATCAAAGAGCTCTACGGAAGCCGTTAG
- a CDS encoding SET domain-containing protein-lysine N-methyltransferase, with protein MEIPKHSNGTMPIGPKKRARKIVVRKSPIHGRGVFARVRIPKGARIIEYTGERISQQEADERYSEAHARSPHTMLFEVNDRIVIDATRRGSAARWINHSCAPNCEVVEEDERIFIEARREIRPGEELTYDYNLQLGEPHTRAAKRAHACFCGARRCRGTMLGERA; from the coding sequence ATGGAAATCCCGAAACATTCTAATGGCACGATGCCGATCGGGCCGAAAAAGCGCGCGCGAAAAATCGTCGTCCGCAAATCACCGATCCACGGGCGCGGCGTGTTCGCGCGGGTTCGAATCCCCAAGGGAGCCCGGATCATCGAGTACACGGGCGAGCGAATCTCGCAGCAAGAGGCGGACGAGCGCTACAGCGAGGCTCACGCCCGGTCGCCCCACACCATGCTCTTCGAGGTCAACGACCGGATCGTGATCGACGCGACCCGGCGGGGCAGCGCAGCGCGCTGGATCAACCATTCCTGCGCTCCGAACTGCGAGGTCGTGGAGGAGGACGAGCGGATTTTCATCGAGGCGCGCCGCGAGATCCGGCCGGGAGAAGAGCTGACCTACGACTACAACCTGCAGCTCGGCGAGCCGCACACCAGAGCGGCCAAGCGGGCCCACGCCTGCTTCTGCGGCGCGCGCCGCTGCCGCGGCACGATGCTGGGCGAGCGGGCCTGA